The proteins below come from a single Streptococcus hyointestinalis genomic window:
- a CDS encoding nucleotidyltransferase family protein — protein sequence MVYTIEQIQEKIIPLADKYNLPAIYLFGSYARGEADDDSDIDLVIVSKDSNALGFAFYKLYDELEAVFDVGVDLMTLEGLSTNTTYIGKEVYKSFKKDKVLLYEKRAAGTRLFVS from the coding sequence ATGGTTTATACGATAGAACAGATACAAGAAAAGATTATTCCACTGGCAGATAAGTATAACCTGCCTGCTATCTATCTTTTTGGTTCCTATGCAAGAGGTGAAGCTGATGACGATAGTGATATTGATTTAGTCATCGTTTCTAAAGACTCTAATGCTTTAGGTTTTGCGTTTTATAAACTTTATGATGAGTTAGAAGCCGTTTTTGATGTAGGTGTTGACTTAATGACTTTGGAAGGACTGTCAACAAATACTACCTACATTGGCAAAGAAGTTTATAAGAGTTTTAAGAAGGATAAGGTATTACTATATGAGAAAAGAGCAGCTGGAACTAGATTATTCGTATCTTAG
- a CDS encoding thioredoxin — protein sequence MIESKAFLKKTGIVLAGAGTIFCLAVTTNTLVDTYQKSHDYDIHLAAKQALDVSKKYYNLVFYKRSCPMCRFGKQDVIKAGEKSLLTTFYVDVESEEGQKLVEKYSIKEAPSVVFVRGDMVEKYLYVTEKDGSYQANKEVLEKFND from the coding sequence ATGATAGAAAGTAAAGCATTTCTAAAGAAAACAGGAATAGTTCTTGCTGGTGCAGGAACTATTTTTTGTTTAGCCGTTACAACAAATACTCTTGTTGACACTTATCAAAAGTCACATGATTATGACATTCATTTGGCAGCTAAACAGGCGCTAGATGTTTCAAAAAAGTATTATAATCTTGTCTTTTACAAGCGTTCTTGTCCTATGTGCCGCTTTGGCAAACAAGATGTCATAAAAGCAGGTGAAAAGAGTTTGTTGACGACTTTTTACGTTGATGTTGAGAGCGAAGAGGGACAAAAGTTGGTTGAAAAATACAGTATTAAGGAAGCGCCAAGCGTTGTTTTTGTCCGTGGAGACATGGTTGAGAAGTATTTGTATGTCACTGAAAAAGATGGTAGCTATCAAGCAAACAAGGAGGTTTTAGAGAAATTTAATGATTGA
- a CDS encoding TcpE family conjugal transfer membrane protein — MEKPDKELYCYKQALSQPYWIQRLTDNFSLNSALKLSFFVYGFVVGASLWYLMDFLLFFLPWGLRGMLCVVAGIYLGRRLSDLVVDGKAFVFYLKDYLLFYIKYGMREESIYINKGQIYHKPRERRTRVI, encoded by the coding sequence ATGGAAAAACCAGATAAGGAACTCTATTGTTACAAACAAGCCTTATCGCAACCTTATTGGATTCAAAGACTTACGGATAACTTTTCGCTTAACTCAGCGCTTAAGTTATCCTTTTTTGTTTATGGTTTTGTCGTAGGTGCTAGCTTATGGTATCTGATGGACTTTCTACTCTTTTTTCTTCCTTGGGGATTAAGAGGAATGTTGTGCGTGGTCGCAGGGATTTACCTAGGCAGGCGCCTATCTGATTTGGTTGTTGATGGTAAGGCTTTTGTCTTTTATCTAAAAGATTATCTTCTCTTTTATATCAAGTATGGTATGCGAGAAGAGTCTATCTATATCAATAAAGGACAGATTTATCACAAACCAAGAGAAAGGAGAACACGTGTCATTTAG
- a CDS encoding DUF86 domain-containing protein, with protein MRKEQLELDYSYLRQMLSFAEEIENTLGKVKHYGIDIYDEMVVASLAMHIGQIGEQLDSRKLSSDIQRKYADLLPWSQIKRFRDKAYHHYGGTDSYEIVQIAIKDIPVLIENLQIIIRDVEKELDDY; from the coding sequence ATGAGAAAAGAGCAGCTGGAACTAGATTATTCGTATCTTAGGCAGATGTTGAGCTTTGCGGAAGAAATTGAAAATACTCTTGGTAAAGTCAAGCATTATGGTATTGATATTTACGATGAGATGGTTGTTGCTTCATTAGCCATGCACATTGGGCAAATTGGTGAGCAATTAGATTCTAGAAAGTTATCAAGTGATATTCAGAGAAAGTATGCTGATTTATTACCTTGGTCTCAAATTAAAAGATTTAGAGATAAGGCTTATCACCATTATGGCGGAACCGATTCCTATGAAATTGTTCAAATTGCTATAAAAGATATTCCAGTTTTAATTGAAAATCTACAGATTATCATTAGGGATGTTGAAAAGGAGTTGGATGATTATTAG
- a CDS encoding ImmA/IrrE family metallo-endopeptidase, with translation MRDTYLKINDIANQEIYRFIKLFNISRLDYTFEPFFNHIVKSKNIKVMEHHFSDDILLGITMTDFLGTSISYETDCPIPRQNFTKCHEIGHLILKHEGKFFANSKREDNPTEVEADYFASFVLAPDIILLSKIVYQNKHFYELATELKMSNQALEVRLHYFLTYYCQYTQQIANNLLDSYKRHNTKDIVAAIKRIENRIIKGYNAVAVSDKQKLEALMTTKDFITNYDIDSLADKEFQKEIKEEFHHTATFAYYDKGLTIWYLWNTEKLSQEEAKRKAKLLHYNIQNML, from the coding sequence GTGAGAGATACCTACCTAAAGATCAATGATATTGCCAATCAAGAAATTTATCGCTTTATTAAACTCTTTAACATTTCTAGATTAGACTACACCTTTGAACCATTTTTCAATCATATAGTTAAAAGTAAAAATATCAAAGTTATGGAGCATCATTTTTCCGATGACATTCTTTTAGGTATAACAATGACTGATTTTTTAGGAACCTCTATATCTTACGAAACAGATTGTCCTATCCCTCGTCAGAACTTTACAAAGTGTCACGAAATAGGTCATCTCATACTGAAACACGAAGGTAAGTTTTTCGCAAATAGTAAACGTGAAGATAACCCAACAGAAGTTGAAGCTGATTACTTTGCTTCTTTTGTACTTGCACCTGATATCATTTTGCTCTCAAAAATTGTTTATCAGAACAAACATTTTTATGAACTCGCTACTGAACTAAAAATGTCTAACCAAGCTCTCGAAGTACGTTTACACTACTTTCTAACATATTACTGTCAATATACACAGCAAATCGCTAATAATCTTCTAGACAGCTATAAAAGGCATAATACTAAAGATATAGTCGCTGCTATTAAAAGAATTGAAAACCGTATCATTAAAGGTTATAACGCAGTCGCTGTATCAGATAAACAAAAGCTTGAAGCCTTGATGACAACAAAGGATTTCATCACTAATTATGATATTGACTCTTTAGCAGACAAAGAGTTTCAAAAAGAAATCAAAGAAGAGTTTCACCATACTGCCACTTTTGCTTATTACGATAAAGGACTAACAATTTGGTATCTCTGGAATACAGAAAAATTAAGCCAAGAAGAAGCTAAACGAAAAGCAAAGTTATTGCACTACAATATACAAAACATGCTATAA
- a CDS encoding helix-turn-helix domain-containing protein, whose protein sequence is MSAFASHLRQLRKDRGAKKEDIATYLGITPSYYNKFEAGARTPSLEVLVKLKTYFNCSLDELVASEEESTLVDRQLVVSYRDLCDMGFNERLAHGLIKEVYDSYQAEAIPKASLDKKVKFVYKKDVVALCNKLKEQLEEK, encoded by the coding sequence ATGAGTGCTTTTGCAAGTCATTTGAGACAGCTTCGTAAGGACAGAGGAGCTAAAAAAGAAGATATAGCGACTTATTTAGGAATAACGCCAAGTTATTATAACAAGTTTGAAGCAGGTGCTAGAACACCTTCCTTGGAAGTTCTGGTCAAGCTCAAGACTTATTTTAACTGTAGCTTGGATGAGCTTGTGGCTAGTGAAGAAGAAAGTACACTGGTTGATCGTCAGCTAGTTGTTTCTTATCGTGATTTATGTGATATGGGGTTCAATGAGCGCTTGGCTCATGGCTTAATCAAAGAAGTTTATGACAGTTATCAAGCAGAAGCTATTCCAAAAGCGAGTCTTGATAAGAAAGTGAAGTTTGTTTATAAAAAGGATGTTGTTGCTCTGTGTAATAAGCTCAAAGAGCAACTAGAGGAAAAATAA
- a CDS encoding IS110 family transposase, protein MFYVGIDIAKNKHDMACIDKNGRVILRKFTFPNSHQGFIDLKTQLRQLSPVIDNVHIALESTGHYNYNLGRFLRQLGYTVFAYNPLIIKEFAKSQSLRKTKTDVKDALLIAHRLRSDVVSERYHVDDKIEALKELTRYQNRLIQARSRNKNLYVRLLDLVFPELHGIVGNLHNNFVYELLSKYPSPDKISRAHFKSLLKIKRLTADKALLIKEVAKQTIGKASSVHSLELIQLIGTIRHYDKQIEDVQKDIDKLMVELDSPITSITGISNRLGAIILAEIKTIHNFKTPAQLQAFAGLEPAIYQSGQMDSKGKMVKRGSTYLRYALIQAARILSIYSPHFKAYLRLKISQGKHYNVALSHVAKKLIRVIFHLLKTNQSFDETKLR, encoded by the coding sequence ATGTTCTATGTCGGTATTGATATTGCTAAAAATAAACACGATATGGCTTGCATTGACAAAAATGGACGGGTTATCCTCCGAAAGTTTACGTTCCCTAACTCTCATCAAGGATTCATTGACCTAAAAACACAGCTTAGACAACTGTCTCCTGTAATAGACAATGTTCATATTGCTCTTGAAAGCACCGGACATTACAACTATAATCTCGGCAGATTTCTGAGACAATTAGGTTATACGGTATTTGCTTACAATCCCTTAATTATTAAGGAGTTCGCCAAATCACAATCCCTCAGAAAGACAAAAACTGATGTCAAAGACGCTCTTCTGATTGCACATCGCTTACGCTCTGATGTTGTCTCTGAACGCTACCATGTGGATGACAAAATCGAAGCATTAAAAGAACTCACTCGCTATCAAAATAGGTTAATTCAAGCTCGCTCTAGGAACAAAAATCTCTATGTTCGCTTGCTTGATCTTGTTTTTCCAGAGCTACACGGAATTGTTGGTAATTTACATAACAACTTCGTTTACGAACTACTAAGTAAGTACCCTAGTCCTGATAAGATTAGTCGTGCTCACTTCAAGTCTTTGCTCAAAATTAAACGACTTACAGCAGACAAAGCCCTTCTTATCAAGGAAGTAGCTAAGCAAACCATAGGAAAGGCTTCATCTGTACACTCCTTAGAGTTAATACAACTCATTGGTACGATTCGCCATTACGATAAGCAGATAGAAGATGTGCAGAAAGATATTGATAAACTTATGGTAGAGCTTGATTCACCTATTACCTCAATCACTGGTATTAGTAATCGCTTAGGAGCCATTATCCTTGCCGAGATTAAGACCATCCATAACTTTAAAACACCTGCCCAATTGCAAGCCTTCGCTGGTTTAGAACCTGCTATTTATCAATCTGGACAAATGGATAGTAAAGGTAAAATGGTGAAGCGTGGCTCAACTTATCTCCGCTATGCTCTCATACAGGCTGCTAGGATATTAAGTATCTATTCGCCTCATTTTAAAGCCTATCTTCGTCTTAAAATAAGCCAAGGAAAACATTATAATGTCGCCCTATCGCATGTTGCTAAAAAGCTCATACGTGTTATTTTTCATCTCCTGAAAACCAATCAATCTTTCGACGAAACTAAACTCAGATAA
- a CDS encoding helix-turn-helix domain-containing protein — protein MFSERLKALRNELGFTQTQIANQLNVKQQTYAKWESGKGKPRATTLEKLASLLKVSTDYLLGNTDIKNPEETISDVDMLFRRTSKDLTPGQQEVFKKELMDFMEMRRKAFEEDNK, from the coding sequence ATGTTTTCAGAACGTCTAAAAGCGTTGAGAAATGAATTAGGTTTCACTCAAACCCAAATTGCTAATCAACTGAACGTAAAACAACAAACATATGCAAAATGGGAAAGTGGCAAGGGGAAACCTAGAGCTACCACACTTGAAAAATTAGCTAGTTTACTTAAAGTATCAACTGATTATCTACTCGGAAATACTGACATAAAAAATCCAGAAGAGACAATATCTGATGTTGATATGCTCTTTAGACGAACCTCTAAAGACCTAACACCAGGACAACAAGAAGTCTTTAAAAAGGAACTAATGGACTTCATGGAGATGAGACGTAAAGCATTTGAGGAAGATAATAAGTGA
- a CDS encoding TcpD family membrane protein, whose translation MTLSGLWEWFFQNIGMWLVIAYSAFGIIEAVKDGSFGKAVTKLAIGVAAYYYGSNPQQVMDSLKGVVAKIFG comes from the coding sequence ATGACATTATCAGGATTATGGGAATGGTTTTTTCAAAATATCGGGATGTGGCTGGTAATTGCCTACTCAGCCTTTGGTATTATCGAAGCAGTGAAAGACGGCTCCTTTGGTAAAGCGGTAACTAAACTAGCTATTGGAGTTGCTGCTTACTACTATGGTTCTAATCCACAACAAGTTATGGATAGCCTAAAAGGTGTTGTCGCTAAAATCTTTGGGTGA